The following are from one region of the Actinoplanes sp. L3-i22 genome:
- a CDS encoding superoxide dismutase gives MAIYTLPDMPYDYGALEPAMSGQILELHHSKHHAAYVKGSNDTLDQLAEARDKGDYSALVGLEKTLAFNLSGHVLHSIFWNNLRPGSSADRPDGELSAAIAEHFGSFEAFAAQLSTATKGVQGSGWGVLAWEPLSQRLIVEQIYDHHGNVGQGSTPILVFDAWEHAYYLQYKNVRPDYVDRLWNLVNWSDVTKRFDAARLVKPLLS, from the coding sequence ATGGCGATCTACACGCTTCCCGACATGCCCTACGACTACGGCGCACTCGAGCCCGCGATGAGCGGCCAGATCCTCGAGCTGCACCACAGCAAGCACCACGCCGCGTACGTCAAGGGCAGCAACGACACCCTCGATCAGCTCGCCGAGGCCCGCGACAAGGGCGACTACTCCGCGCTGGTCGGCCTGGAGAAGACTCTGGCGTTCAACCTCTCCGGGCACGTCCTGCACTCGATCTTCTGGAACAACCTGCGCCCCGGCAGCAGCGCCGACCGCCCCGACGGGGAACTGTCCGCGGCGATCGCCGAGCACTTCGGATCGTTCGAGGCGTTCGCGGCGCAACTGTCCACGGCGACCAAGGGCGTGCAGGGCTCCGGCTGGGGCGTGCTGGCCTGGGAACCGCTCTCGCAGCGGCTGATCGTCGAGCAGATCTACGACCACCACGGCAACGTCGGGCAGGGCTCCACGCCGATCCTGGTCTTCGACGCCTGGGAACACGCCTACTACCTGCAGTACAAGAACGTGCGCCCGGACTACGTCGACCGCCTGTGGAACCTGGTGAACTGGTCCGACGTGACCAAGCGGTTCGACGCGGCACGCCTGGTCAAGCCGTTGTTGAGCTGA
- a CDS encoding tyrosine-type recombinase/integrase yields MERPTDPVTASYERHLRLAELSAFTILNYRISIDKVSRFIDAPAHTATTLQLEELFASWIDRYAATTRQQTWINLRVFYLWCMRRGFIASNPLTEIPKSSVQDVPPRVLTLEQLRLLVAACKGRTLADRRDEAIIRCMSEPGGMRATEVRLIKNVDIDWVNQLVEVSGKTGSRLISLSDRTMDAMERYVAIRDRHRYAQSPWFWLTGRRDSKGMSRRALGEMVDRRAHKAGIGHVEPKEIRHTAADRALSAGMNVADMNRTFGWAASSTMAGEVYGRARATQRALDAARATGMGDKI; encoded by the coding sequence ATGGAACGCCCGACCGACCCGGTTACAGCCAGTTACGAACGGCACCTCCGACTGGCTGAGCTGTCGGCATTCACGATCCTCAACTACCGGATCAGCATCGACAAGGTCAGTCGTTTTATCGACGCCCCGGCGCACACCGCGACCACGCTCCAATTGGAGGAACTGTTCGCCAGTTGGATTGACCGGTACGCAGCCACCACCCGACAGCAGACCTGGATCAATCTCCGAGTCTTCTACCTCTGGTGCATGCGCCGGGGCTTCATCGCGTCGAATCCGCTCACGGAGATTCCGAAATCCTCCGTCCAGGATGTTCCGCCGCGCGTTCTCACCCTGGAACAACTGCGCCTGCTCGTAGCCGCGTGCAAAGGGCGGACTCTGGCGGACCGGCGAGACGAAGCGATCATCAGGTGCATGTCCGAGCCCGGCGGAATGCGTGCCACCGAAGTCCGTCTCATCAAGAACGTGGACATCGATTGGGTGAATCAACTCGTTGAGGTATCCGGCAAAACCGGATCGAGACTGATCAGCCTGTCGGACCGAACCATGGACGCCATGGAGCGGTACGTCGCTATCCGAGATCGGCACCGGTACGCCCAGAGCCCGTGGTTCTGGCTCACCGGTCGGCGCGACTCCAAGGGAATGAGTCGCCGCGCCCTGGGCGAGATGGTCGATCGGCGGGCACACAAAGCGGGGATCGGTCACGTCGAACCGAAGGAGATCCGGCACACCGCAGCCGACCGGGCGCTATCGGCAGGAATGAACGTTGCCGACATGAACCGCACGTTCGGCTGGGCAGCCTCATCGACGATGGCGGGCGAGGTTTACGGGCGCGCACGGGCAACTCAGCGGGCTTTGGACGCTGCCAGAGCTACGGGCATGGGCGACAAAATCTAG